Genomic DNA from uncultured Acetobacterium sp.:
AAGTCGGCTATCGCTAAAAGGGAATCAACCTCATAACATGGTAATGAGTGCCACGCCGATTCCCCGAACCCTGGCATTGATTCTATATGGAGATCTGTCAGTTTCTTATATCGATGAGCTGCCCAAAGGCCGCAAACCGATAAAAACCTATTGTTATAACGAAGCTTCATTTCATAAAATTTTGAAATTCTTGCAAGATGAGATGGACAAAGGCCGACAGACTTTTGTCATCTGTCCTTTCATTGAGGCATCCGAAGAACTGGATGAGGTTCGTGACACGGAATCAGTATATTTGGAACTGCTTCAAAAAATCGATGCCCGATATCAGGTGGCTTGTCTTCATGGTCGGCTGAAAAACGAAGCTAAGGAAGCGATTGTCCAATCTTTCAATCAGGGCGAAATTCATTGTCTGGTGGCGACCAGTATTATTGAAGTTGGTATTGATGTACCCAACGTCAGTACGATGGTGATTCTCAGCGCTGAGCGGTTTGGTTTATCCCAACTGCATCAACTGCGGGGCAGAGTCGGCCGGGGAATTCATCAATCCTTTTGTTTTCTGGTGACCAATTCCAAAAGCGAGGAGACCATCTCTCGGATGAAGGTCATTGTTAATAATACAAGTGGCAGAAAAATTGCCGATGAAGATTTCCGTCTCCGGGGACCTGGTGATTATTTCGGATTTAAACAACATGGGTTACCCCGCTTGGGGTTACTTAATCCGATGGAAGAACTGGCATTAATCAGTCGCACCAAAAAAATCGCCGAAATTGTGTTTGCATCAAAAGATGAAAAAATGATGACATTTCGAAATGAAGTGCTGAAATCATTTTATCTGGACATAGAGGAAGTTTCATTTAATTAAGGAGGCAAAATGCGGATCATTGCCGGTGAAAAACGTGGTAAAAAATTAGTCGACATCACAGGAAATAAGGTCAGGCCGACAACAGATAAAATAAAGGGGGCAATTTTCAATAGCCTTCAAAATGACATACGGCAGGCAAAAGTGTTTGTTGATCTGTTCTCGGGAACCGGGGCGATGGGACTGGAAGCCCTGAGTCGGGGAGTCAATCAGGCGTATTTTTTTGATGTTTCCAGAGAGAGTATCCAAATTACCAAAAAAAATATTGCCCAGCTTGGTTACGAAGACCGTGCGAAGGTGTTTAATCAATCAGCTTTAAGCGGTGTGGAAATGCTGGAACAAAATAAAGTAAGGTGTGATATCATATTTATTGACCCGCCTTATTCTCAGATCGAAGAAATCCATAATTTACTGGAAATTCTTTCTGAAAAAGAAATTCTTTCTGAAAATGGAAAATTAGTGATAGAAACAGAAAAATCTGTTATAATGCCATTAGTAAAAAATAAATTGTCATGTTATAAGTCTAAAAATTACGGTATCACGACAATTAGTTATTATTCTAGGGAGAATTATGAGCTTGAAAATTGCAGTTTACCCAGGGAGTTTTGATCCCATTACCAAAGGTCATCTTGATATGATAGAAAGAGCGACGAAAATATTTGATCAGGTAATTGTTTGCGTGATGGTTAACAGCACCAAAAAATATCTTTTCACCTGTGAGGAACGTGTGGAGCTAATTAAAGATTGTCTTCATGGAATTGAAAATGTAGAGGTTGATTTCTATGATGGCCTCCTCATTGATTATGTGAGAATGAGAAATACCAATATCATTGTCAAGGGGCTTCGCGCTTTTTTGGATTTTGAATATGAGTTTCAAATGGCATTAACGAATAAGCATCTTGATAATGAGATTGAAACATTTTTTATGATAACCAGTAATAAACATTCTTATTTAAGCTCGACATTAGTAAAAGAACTTGTTAAATATCAGGGAGATGTGTCTGATTTTCTCCCCAAAAACGTTGAAAGAGCTGTACAAAAGAAGTATGAGGAAGGATGTATGAAATGAGGGTACTTGACTTATTAGCAGAATTAGAAGAAGTCGTGGAAAAAGGAAACACGCTTCCCTTTTCATCTAAAGCGTTAGTAAATCCTGAAGAAGTTATAGATATCATTGACGAAATAAGAGATTCACTACCGGAAGAATTGGCGGAAGCAAAAAAAATAGTTGCAGAGCGAAAGAAAATCATTTTTGCGGCACAGAGCGAAGCAGATCACATCAAAGCAGAAGCAGAAAAGCGATTAAGAGAATTAATCGACACCAATGAAATTACTAAAACTGCAACCGCAAATGCTAACGAGATTATGCGAAATGCTAATGCGAGTGCGAAAGCATTAAAAACCGGTACACAAAACTATGCCGATAAATTATTGTATAGTTTTCAAATTCAGTTAAAAGAAATGAACGATCAAATTGAACAGAATCGGCGAGAACTAAAAAACATGAAATAATTTGGTAAAACAAGGGTTGTGTGATGAACACGGCCTTTTTTATGCCTATTCACTAAAATAAACGAGGTTTAAGAAATGATAACAGTAGGAAAAGTACAAGGTTTAAAAATAGAACGGATTACAGCGATTGGCGCATATTTATCTGATGGAACCGATGAAAAAGATGTGGTTTTGTTACCCGAAAAAGAAGTGTCAAGAAATTCCCGGGTTGGCAATGAAATTGAAGTGTTTGTGTATCGTGATTCAAAGGACCGTCTGATTTCAACAATGCGGGAACCCAAAATTCAACTGGGTGAATTTGCAGTACTCAAGGTTGCTGATGTAACCAAGGTCGGAGCATTTTTGGATTGGGGATTGGAAAAAGATCTGTTGCTTCCCTATAATGAGCAAACCATGAAGGTACTCAAAGGACGCGATTATCTGGTTAATCTCTATACCGATAAGAGTGACCGCTTATGTGCAACCATGAAAATATATCCATTATTAAAAGTAGGAGCACCCTACAAGGTTGGTGACTGGGTAGAAGGGTATGTCTACCAAATTAATCCAGAGATTGGTGCCTTTGTGGCAATTGATAACTTATATCATGGATTGATTCTGACAAAAGACGCAAATTCGGATATTCATTGTGGGG
This window encodes:
- a CDS encoding S1-like domain-containing RNA-binding protein, producing MITVGKVQGLKIERITAIGAYLSDGTDEKDVVLLPEKEVSRNSRVGNEIEVFVYRDSKDRLISTMREPKIQLGEFAVLKVADVTKVGAFLDWGLEKDLLLPYNEQTMKVLKGRDYLVNLYTDKSDRLCATMKIYPLLKVGAPYKVGDWVEGYVYQINPEIGAFVAIDNLYHGLILTKDANSDIHCGEKVHARVAELRNDGKLVLSPNKKAYKEIPKDAIMILTKLNESQGFLPYNDKTDAYIIKKELDMSKSSFKRAVGKLLKEKKIKITERGIEKNGK
- the coaD gene encoding pantetheine-phosphate adenylyltransferase, with the translated sequence MKIAVYPGSFDPITKGHLDMIERATKIFDQVIVCVMVNSTKKYLFTCEERVELIKDCLHGIENVEVDFYDGLLIDYVRMRNTNIIVKGLRAFLDFEYEFQMALTNKHLDNEIETFFMITSNKHSYLSSTLVKELVKYQGDVSDFLPKNVERAVQKKYEEGCMK
- the rsmD gene encoding 16S rRNA (guanine(966)-N(2))-methyltransferase RsmD, yielding MRIIAGEKRGKKLVDITGNKVRPTTDKIKGAIFNSLQNDIRQAKVFVDLFSGTGAMGLEALSRGVNQAYFFDVSRESIQITKKNIAQLGYEDRAKVFNQSALSGVEMLEQNKVRCDIIFIDPPYSQIEEIHNLLEILSEKEILSENGKLVIETEKSVIMPLVKNKLSCYKSKNYGITTISYYSRENYELENCSLPREF